The sequence below is a genomic window from Clostridia bacterium.
ATGCCGTCAGTTTATTATTTCACGTTTCTTCATTATATACATCCAAATATGTATTTTGCAAAAATCAATTTAATTGGCAGTTCAAATACAAATTTATAAACCCTTATTTTGTTCAAGGGAAGCAATATCATCATACTTTTCCTTCACTTTTTACAAGTCTTCCCCAAAAAGTCTTTTTCTACATTCGTCTCTGAACAAAGCTGCCGGATGTTAGATTGGGGCAACTGACAGCTCATCCATCGCAAGCATAGCCATATCCCTTACTATGTATATTGCAGTAGCAATTATAATATACTATATGCTTTGCTCTATTTATATAGTTTTTATTATAAAACGATTTCTGTCTTTCTGGGTACTTTAAAAAAAAGACCATTGATTTCTCAATAGTCTACTTCAATATCATTTTATCCCTTAATTTAATACTCTCACCCTTATGAGTAATCTCCAGTTCTGTGCCCTCAATAAGCTCATATGTAGTTCCTGCACTGTTTATCGTAAGCTTAATCAACCGCCCCCGGTAGCTTATCTTGAAGCTGTATTCCTCCCAGTCAGGATAAATATACGGCTGGAACCCCAGTATATCATCGTGGACCTGCATCCCGGCAAATCCGTTCACTATGCACATCCAGCTGCCTGCCATATTAGCTGTATGAACCCCATGATGGGTGTTGCCCTGATAATCGTCCAAATCCATTCTTGCCGTTTTTATAAAATAATCATATGCTTTTTCGTGGTATCCTATATCATTGGCTACTATACTGAATATACATGCCGATAGAGAAGAATCGTGGGTAGTGACTTTTTCATAGTAGTCATAGTCCTTCCTTTTCTGCTCCAGGCTGAACTTTTGTCCTAGGAGAAACAATGCCAATACTACGTCTGCCTGTTTGCAGACCTGATGCCTGTATATGACCAGCGGATGATAGTGCAAAAGCAGAGGATAGTTTTCTTTGGGTATGTTTTCAAAATCCCATACCTCTTTATCCAAAAAAGTGTCGTCCTGCGCGTGTATTCCATGCTTTTCACTATATGGTGTGTACATATTGTCAGCAGCTTTTTTCCATAGGACTATCTCATCCGGTTCAAGTCCTATAGCTGATACAAGCCTTTCATAATCCGCCTCATGGTCCTTCTTCATCCAGACTGCAGTCCTATAGGCATATTCTAGATTTTCCTTTGTCATAAGATTAGTATAGAAATTGTTGTTTACTATAGCTGTATACTCATCAGGGCCGGTGACGCAGTTTATGCAGAACTTGCCATCCTTCTCACTGTTGAAGAAACCCAGATCCGCCCACAGCCTGGCTGTTTCAAATAATATTTCCGCTCCGTAGAGCAGCACAAACTCTTCATCTTGGGTGACTTCTACATATTTCTTTATCGCATAGGCTATATCCGCATTTATATGATACTGGGCAGTACCTGCCGGAAAATATCCCGAACATTCCTCTCCATTAATTGTTCTCCATGGATAGAGAGCTCCCTTGCTATGGGACATTTCTCTTGCTCTGGCTCTAGCCTTATCCAGGGTGCTGTACCTGTATTCCAGAAGCTTCCTGCTTATTTCAGGTCTGCTGTATAAAAATGCCGGTATCACATACATCTCAGAATCCCAGAAATAATGGCCTTCATAGCCTTCCCCTGTAAGTCCCTTGGCACACATATTGGTCTTTCCGTCTCTTCCCACTGACTGGAGAAGGTGGAATAGGTTAAACCTAATAGCTTGCTGTAATGCGATATCCCCTTTTATTTCTACATCTGACTTATACCAATAATCCGACAAAAACTCATACTGCTCCTCAATTAACCTGCTATGGCCTTGATTGACTGCACTTTCCAATGCTTTTAAGGCATGATCCAGTATGCTTTTCTGACTTCCACAGGAGGCCTCGTAAGCGATGTATTTTGTATAGTCTATAGCTTTGCCTTTTTGACCTGCCACATGGTATTGAAATCCGACCGTGTCTTCATTGATATAGCTTCCAGTACCGTAAAAGCACTCTGTTTTTATTTCGCCTCTAGCTGCACATGCAACAGTTATCTCCGTCTTTCTTGTCTTCTGCAGAAGAACAGCCGTGTCAGCATTTACCGTTGCATCAACAGTATAGAACGCACCTTCCTCTATTCCCAACCCAATCCTCGGATCCTTTTCTGCTAAAGAATCTTTCATATTCCCGTCAACTTCTGAGATGATTTCTATTTTACCGTCAAAGTTTATAGGAATAACCTTATATTTAACAACGGCTATGTTCTTTCTTTGAAGGCATACCATTCTTTCAGTTTCCAGCCTAATCTGCTTTCCCTTTGGCGACTGCCATATAAGACTCCTCTTCAATATGCCTTCCTTCATGTTAATTGAACGCTTGTATTCCAGAATATTTCCCGTTTGCATATTGAATGTCTCATCATCCAGGTTCAGGACAATTTTCTTGCCATTAGCAGCATTAATCATAGTCTGACTTTTCTCAGGAAAACCATATGCTATTTCACCATATCTGATGATCCCTTCTTCATATACGCCATTTAAGAATGTTCCTTCAGCCCCTAGCTTTGCATCATCTTCAAGCCCCTCTTCAAAAGTCCCCCTGATTCCGATAAATCCATTTCCCGTCGAAAAAATTGTTTCACTGTGGAAGTTTCTTTCAGGGCTAAAGCTGTCTTCAATAATTTCCCATTCATCAAGCCTATAGCATGGCTTAAGTTCTACGACCTCCGATTTCATGTTGTAAGCCCCTTTCTGATATGCACAGCATCTAACACATAATGCTGGTGAAATATAAAATTCCTATTCCTTAACTGCTCCAG
It includes:
- a CDS encoding glycosyl hydrolase family 65 protein, translating into MKSEVVELKPCYRLDEWEIIEDSFSPERNFHSETIFSTGNGFIGIRGTFEEGLEDDAKLGAEGTFLNGVYEEGIIRYGEIAYGFPEKSQTMINAANGKKIVLNLDDETFNMQTGNILEYKRSINMKEGILKRSLIWQSPKGKQIRLETERMVCLQRKNIAVVKYKVIPINFDGKIEIISEVDGNMKDSLAEKDPRIGLGIEEGAFYTVDATVNADTAVLLQKTRKTEITVACAARGEIKTECFYGTGSYINEDTVGFQYHVAGQKGKAIDYTKYIAYEASCGSQKSILDHALKALESAVNQGHSRLIEEQYEFLSDYWYKSDVEIKGDIALQQAIRFNLFHLLQSVGRDGKTNMCAKGLTGEGYEGHYFWDSEMYVIPAFLYSRPEISRKLLEYRYSTLDKARARAREMSHSKGALYPWRTINGEECSGYFPAGTAQYHINADIAYAIKKYVEVTQDEEFVLLYGAEILFETARLWADLGFFNSEKDGKFCINCVTGPDEYTAIVNNNFYTNLMTKENLEYAYRTAVWMKKDHEADYERLVSAIGLEPDEIVLWKKAADNMYTPYSEKHGIHAQDDTFLDKEVWDFENIPKENYPLLLHYHPLVIYRHQVCKQADVVLALFLLGQKFSLEQKRKDYDYYEKVTTHDSSLSACIFSIVANDIGYHEKAYDYFIKTARMDLDDYQGNTHHGVHTANMAGSWMCIVNGFAGMQVHDDILGFQPYIYPDWEEYSFKISYRGRLIKLTINSAGTTYELIEGTELEITHKGESIKLRDKMILK